A single genomic interval of Phycisphaerae bacterium harbors:
- a CDS encoding alginate lyase family protein, which translates to MSEISNQPSYPVIACTAEELSRLRTAWRSDGPQRAPVAEAIGRAEAALTKPLAFPPRGSQHNWWYQCEPCQMGLETVDATHHRCPRCGSVYSGEPFDDVLFKARHRDNLASALDAAWAFAITDEPRFGEHAAAVLSGYAERYRAYPYHGATRQTEGWTERAGGHLFEQTLDEANAMASFIAPAFDLVRGFLSDRQQEAIREGLIEPMLANIAKNRKGTSNWQTWHNAALLLGGAVIGDRERVEQALNDPEHGVAFQLDRCISAEGMWTEDSWGYHFYALTGVVAAVEGARRMGIDLWSHPRLINAFVLPIRCTMPDGALPRFGDVSRVTAPQFADLYEHAYHACPSDELAVCLPEKPIWATVLLGRQAAPAGRLTYGSMSLPDTGHVILRTSGQADLVVAATFSPYRGFHAHLDKLSFVLYGHGCELAVDPGCAVSQAYRLPIHNGWYKATIGHNTVVVDGEAQQSTGGRLECFRSSEFCAAAVLACDTAYEGVCHRRTLCLTPDYLLVVDDLRADRPRRFDWLYHHRARCVETDLPLDPTALKDRLAGGEYIHSVRCGRSDGMLVVRFEDDDLTTAVTAAGQVGTELTLGDGPFTSVADRVPLMVLSRCGQHVRFIACIEPLRRSDGPKVTGIQADDSLDGLTVTMGCDVIQIAGGKIVVRHGDQVWLD; encoded by the coding sequence ATGTCTGAAATTTCGAATCAGCCATCCTACCCCGTGATCGCCTGCACCGCTGAGGAACTCTCGCGGCTGCGAACCGCCTGGCGGTCCGACGGTCCGCAGCGAGCGCCGGTGGCCGAGGCGATCGGCCGCGCCGAAGCGGCGCTGACCAAACCGCTGGCCTTTCCGCCCCGCGGCTCACAGCACAACTGGTGGTATCAGTGCGAGCCGTGCCAGATGGGTTTGGAGACGGTTGACGCGACGCATCACCGCTGTCCTCGCTGCGGCAGCGTGTATTCCGGCGAGCCGTTTGACGACGTGCTGTTCAAGGCCCGGCACCGCGACAACCTCGCCTCGGCCCTCGACGCGGCGTGGGCATTCGCGATCACCGACGAGCCGCGTTTTGGCGAGCACGCCGCCGCGGTGCTGAGCGGTTACGCCGAGCGCTACCGGGCGTACCCCTACCACGGCGCGACGCGCCAGACTGAGGGGTGGACGGAGCGGGCGGGCGGGCACCTGTTCGAGCAGACGCTCGACGAGGCCAACGCAATGGCGAGCTTCATCGCTCCGGCGTTCGACCTGGTCCGCGGGTTTCTCTCCGATCGGCAGCAGGAGGCGATCCGCGAAGGCCTGATCGAGCCGATGCTGGCCAACATCGCGAAGAACCGGAAGGGCACGAGCAACTGGCAGACGTGGCACAACGCCGCCCTGCTTTTGGGCGGAGCGGTCATCGGCGACCGCGAGCGGGTCGAGCAGGCCCTCAACGATCCGGAGCACGGCGTGGCCTTCCAGTTGGACCGCTGCATCAGCGCCGAAGGGATGTGGACGGAGGACAGTTGGGGGTATCACTTCTATGCCTTGACCGGGGTCGTCGCCGCCGTCGAGGGCGCGAGGCGGATGGGCATCGATCTGTGGTCGCATCCTCGGCTGATCAACGCGTTTGTGCTTCCGATCCGCTGCACGATGCCGGACGGGGCGCTGCCGCGGTTCGGCGACGTCAGCCGCGTCACCGCGCCGCAATTTGCCGATCTCTACGAACACGCCTATCACGCTTGTCCTTCGGATGAACTGGCCGTGTGCCTGCCGGAAAAGCCGATCTGGGCAACCGTGCTGTTGGGTCGCCAAGCCGCACCGGCTGGCCGGCTGACCTATGGGAGCATGAGCCTGCCCGATACCGGCCACGTGATCCTGCGGACGTCGGGCCAGGCGGATCTGGTCGTAGCGGCGACGTTCAGCCCGTACCGCGGGTTTCACGCCCATCTGGACAAACTCAGTTTCGTGCTGTACGGCCACGGCTGCGAACTGGCCGTCGATCCGGGATGCGCGGTCAGCCAGGCCTACCGCCTGCCGATCCACAACGGGTGGTACAAGGCAACGATCGGCCACAACACGGTGGTGGTCGATGGCGAGGCCCAGCAGTCGACGGGCGGACGACTCGAGTGCTTTCGCTCCAGCGAGTTCTGCGCCGCCGCCGTGCTGGCCTGCGATACAGCCTACGAAGGGGTTTGCCATCGCCGCACGCTGTGCCTGACGCCGGACTATCTGCTGGTGGTCGATGATTTGCGGGCCGACCGTCCGCGGCGATTCGACTGGCTCTACCATCACCGGGCCCGCTGTGTCGAGACGGACCTGCCGCTTGATCCAACCGCCCTCAAGGACAGGCTCGCGGGCGGCGAGTACATCCACAGCGTCCGCTGCGGTCGAAGCGACGGGATGCTGGTCGTCCGATTTGAGGACGATGATCTGACAACGGCTGTGACGGCGGCCGGGCAGGTCGGCACGGAGTTAACGCTGGGTGATGGGCCGTTCACCTCGGTGGCCGATCGCGTGCCGCTGATGGTGCTGTCCCGCTGCGGACAGCACGTTCGGTTCATCGCGTGCATCGAGCCGCTGCGTCGCTCAGACGGCCCGAAGGTCACCGGCATTCAGGCGGACGATTCGTTGGATGGTCTGACGGTCACGATGGGTTGTGATGTCATCCAGATCGCGGGCGGGAAGATCGTCGTCCGTCACGGCGATCAGGTCTGGCTGGACTGA